A single region of the Lathamus discolor isolate bLatDis1 chromosome 13, bLatDis1.hap1, whole genome shotgun sequence genome encodes:
- the BAIAP2 gene encoding brain-specific angiogenesis inhibitor 1-associated protein 2 isoform X4 yields MVLPGPPGMSRSEEVHRLTENVYKTIMEQFNPSLRNFISMGKTYEKALASMTYAAKGYFDALVKMGELASESQGSKELGDVLFQMAEVHRQIQNQLEEMLKSFHNELLTQLEQKVELDSRYLSAALKKYQTEQRSKGDSLDKCQAELKKLRKKSQGSKNPQKYSDKELQYIEAISNKQGELENYVSDGYKTALTEERRRFCFLVEKQCAVAKSAITYHAKGKEMLTQKLPLWQQSCSDPNKIPDRAIQLMQQMAASSNGTIMPSPLSTSKSNLIISDPIPGAKPLPVPPELAPFVGRMSAQEAMPVMNGVSGPDSDGYNHWSEMKPAQPKSLSPPQPQKQLSDSYSNTLPVRKNVPPKNSYASAAENKTLPRSSSMAAGLERNGRTRVQAIFSHAAGDNSTLLSFKEGDLITLLVPEARDGWHYGESEKTKLRGWFPFSYTRVLDNDGSERVHTSLQQGKSSSTGNLLDKDDIAIPPPDYGMASQGFPAQGANTFKQRPYSVAVPAFSQGLDDYGTRSVSSPDVEVARF; encoded by the exons acGATTATGGAGCAGTTCAATCCCAGCCTCAGGAATTTCATTTCTATGGGGAAGACCTATGAAAAAGCTTTAGCAA GTATGACATACGCAGCAAAAGGATACTTTGATGCCCTGGTTAAGATGGGAGAGTTGGCCAGTGAAAGCCAAGGATCTAAAGAGCTGG GAGATGTGCTCTTCCAGATGGCAGAGGTCCACCGGCAGATCCAGAACCAGCTGGAGGAGATG ctcaaGTCCTTCCACAACGAGCTCCTGACGCAGCTGGAGCAGAAGGTGGAGCTGGACTCCCGGTACCTGAGT GCTGCGCTGAAAAAATACCAGACAGAGCAAAGGAGCAAAGGGGACTCACTCGACAAGTGCCAGGCAGAGCTGAAGAAGCTTCGGAAGAAGAGCCAAGGCAGCAAAAACCCCCAGAAGTACTCTGACAAGGAGCTGCAG TACATCGAAGCCATCAGCAACAAGCAAGGTGAGCTGGAAAACTACGTCTCTGATGGCTATAAGACAGCTCTCACGGAAGAAAGGAGACGGTTCTGCTTCCTGGTGGAGAAACAGTGTGCAGTAGCCAAGAGTGCGATCACCTACCATGCCAAG GGGAAGGAGATGCTGACACAGAAGCTGCCGCTGTGGCAGCAGTCCTGCTCGGATCCCAACAAGATCCCGGACCGCGCTATCCAACTGATGCAGCAGATGGCTGCCAGCAGCAATGGCACCATTATGCCCAGCCCTCTGTCTACATCCAAATCCAACCTCATCATCTCTGACCCCATCCCTGGTGCCAAACCTCTCCCTGTCCCCCCGGAGCTGGCACCTTTTGTAGGA CGCATGTCGGCGCAGGAGGCCATGCCGGTGATGAACGGAGTCTCAGGCCCAGACAGTGACGGGTACAACCACTGGTCTGAGATGAAGCCAGCACAGCCCAAATCTTTATCTCCTCCCCAGCCTCAGAAGCAGCTGAGTGACTCTTACTCCAACACACTCCCAGTTCGCAAAAACGTGCCACCGAAAAACAGCTACGCCTCAG cagctgaaaacaagaCACTGCCACGGTCCAGCTCCATGGCCGCAGGGCTCGAGAGGAACGGCAGGACGAGGGTGCAGGCCATTTTCTCTCACGCTGCCGGAGATAACAGCACCCTCCTGAGCTTCAAGGAGGGCGATCTCATCACGCTGCTGGTGCCCGAGGCGCGGGACGGCTGGCACTATGGGGAGAGCgagaaaacaaagct GAGGGGCTGGTTTCCTTTCTCCTACACACGGGTCCTTGACAATGATGGCAGCGAGCGGGTCCACACGAG CCTGCAgcaagggaagagcagcagcaccggCAACCTGCTGGACAAGGATGACATCGCCATCCCACCGCCGGACTACGGCATGGCCTCCCAAGGCTTCCCGGCACAAGGTGCCAACACCTTCAAGCAGAGGCCGTACAGCGTGGCCGTGCCCGCCTTCTCCCAG GGTCTCGATGACTACGGGACGAGGTCGGTCAGCAG CCCTGATGTTGAAGTGGCCAGGTTTTGA
- the BAIAP2 gene encoding brain-specific angiogenesis inhibitor 1-associated protein 2 isoform X8, which produces MVLPGPPGMSRSEEVHRLTENVYKTIMEQFNPSLRNFISMGKTYEKALASMTYAAKGYFDALVKMGELASESQGSKELGDVLFQMAEVHRQIQNQLEEMLKSFHNELLTQLEQKVELDSRYLSAALKKYQTEQRSKGDSLDKCQAELKKLRKKSQGSKNPQKYSDKELQYIEAISNKQGELENYVSDGYKTALTEERRRFCFLVEKQCAVAKSAITYHAKGKEMLTQKLPLWQQSCSDPNKIPDRAIQLMQQMAASSNGTIMPSPLSTSKSNLIISDPIPGAKPLPVPPELAPFVGPQKQLSDSYSNTLPVRKNVPPKNSYASAENKTLPRSSSMAAGLERNGRTRVQAIFSHAAGDNSTLLSFKEGDLITLLVPEARDGWHYGESEKTKLRGWFPFSYTRVLDNDGSERVHTSLQQGKSSSTGNLLDKDDIAIPPPDYGMASQGFPAQGANTFKQRPYSVAVPAFSQGLDDYGTRSVSSGSGSLVSTV; this is translated from the exons acGATTATGGAGCAGTTCAATCCCAGCCTCAGGAATTTCATTTCTATGGGGAAGACCTATGAAAAAGCTTTAGCAA GTATGACATACGCAGCAAAAGGATACTTTGATGCCCTGGTTAAGATGGGAGAGTTGGCCAGTGAAAGCCAAGGATCTAAAGAGCTGG GAGATGTGCTCTTCCAGATGGCAGAGGTCCACCGGCAGATCCAGAACCAGCTGGAGGAGATG ctcaaGTCCTTCCACAACGAGCTCCTGACGCAGCTGGAGCAGAAGGTGGAGCTGGACTCCCGGTACCTGAGT GCTGCGCTGAAAAAATACCAGACAGAGCAAAGGAGCAAAGGGGACTCACTCGACAAGTGCCAGGCAGAGCTGAAGAAGCTTCGGAAGAAGAGCCAAGGCAGCAAAAACCCCCAGAAGTACTCTGACAAGGAGCTGCAG TACATCGAAGCCATCAGCAACAAGCAAGGTGAGCTGGAAAACTACGTCTCTGATGGCTATAAGACAGCTCTCACGGAAGAAAGGAGACGGTTCTGCTTCCTGGTGGAGAAACAGTGTGCAGTAGCCAAGAGTGCGATCACCTACCATGCCAAG GGGAAGGAGATGCTGACACAGAAGCTGCCGCTGTGGCAGCAGTCCTGCTCGGATCCCAACAAGATCCCGGACCGCGCTATCCAACTGATGCAGCAGATGGCTGCCAGCAGCAATGGCACCATTATGCCCAGCCCTCTGTCTACATCCAAATCCAACCTCATCATCTCTGACCCCATCCCTGGTGCCAAACCTCTCCCTGTCCCCCCGGAGCTGGCACCTTTTGTAGGA CCTCAGAAGCAGCTGAGTGACTCTTACTCCAACACACTCCCAGTTCGCAAAAACGTGCCACCGAAAAACAGCTACGCCTCAG ctgaaaacaagaCACTGCCACGGTCCAGCTCCATGGCCGCAGGGCTCGAGAGGAACGGCAGGACGAGGGTGCAGGCCATTTTCTCTCACGCTGCCGGAGATAACAGCACCCTCCTGAGCTTCAAGGAGGGCGATCTCATCACGCTGCTGGTGCCCGAGGCGCGGGACGGCTGGCACTATGGGGAGAGCgagaaaacaaagct GAGGGGCTGGTTTCCTTTCTCCTACACACGGGTCCTTGACAATGATGGCAGCGAGCGGGTCCACACGAG CCTGCAgcaagggaagagcagcagcaccggCAACCTGCTGGACAAGGATGACATCGCCATCCCACCGCCGGACTACGGCATGGCCTCCCAAGGCTTCCCGGCACAAGGTGCCAACACCTTCAAGCAGAGGCCGTACAGCGTGGCCGTGCCCGCCTTCTCCCAG GGTCTCGATGACTACGGGACGAGGTCGGTCAGCAG TGGCAGTGGCAGTTTGGTATCAACGGTGTGA
- the BAIAP2 gene encoding brain-specific angiogenesis inhibitor 1-associated protein 2 isoform X5, translating into MVLPGPPGMSRSEEVHRLTENVYKTIMEQFNPSLRNFISMGKTYEKALASMTYAAKGYFDALVKMGELASESQGSKELGDVLFQMAEVHRQIQNQLEEMLKSFHNELLTQLEQKVELDSRYLSAALKKYQTEQRSKGDSLDKCQAELKKLRKKSQGSKNPQKYSDKELQYIEAISNKQGELENYVSDGYKTALTEERRRFCFLVEKQCAVAKSAITYHAKGKEMLTQKLPLWQQSCSDPNKIPDRAIQLMQQMAASSNGTIMPSPLSTSKSNLIISDPIPGAKPLPVPPELAPFVGRMSAQEAMPVMNGVSGPDSDGYNHWSEMKPAQPKSLSPPQPQKQLSDSYSNTLPVRKNVPPKNSYASAENKTLPRSSSMAAGLERNGRTRVQAIFSHAAGDNSTLLSFKEGDLITLLVPEARDGWHYGESEKTKLRGWFPFSYTRVLDNDGSERVHTSLQQGKSSSTGNLLDKDDIAIPPPDYGMASQGFPAQGANTFKQRPYSVAVPAFSQGLDDYGTRSVSSGSGSLVSTV; encoded by the exons acGATTATGGAGCAGTTCAATCCCAGCCTCAGGAATTTCATTTCTATGGGGAAGACCTATGAAAAAGCTTTAGCAA GTATGACATACGCAGCAAAAGGATACTTTGATGCCCTGGTTAAGATGGGAGAGTTGGCCAGTGAAAGCCAAGGATCTAAAGAGCTGG GAGATGTGCTCTTCCAGATGGCAGAGGTCCACCGGCAGATCCAGAACCAGCTGGAGGAGATG ctcaaGTCCTTCCACAACGAGCTCCTGACGCAGCTGGAGCAGAAGGTGGAGCTGGACTCCCGGTACCTGAGT GCTGCGCTGAAAAAATACCAGACAGAGCAAAGGAGCAAAGGGGACTCACTCGACAAGTGCCAGGCAGAGCTGAAGAAGCTTCGGAAGAAGAGCCAAGGCAGCAAAAACCCCCAGAAGTACTCTGACAAGGAGCTGCAG TACATCGAAGCCATCAGCAACAAGCAAGGTGAGCTGGAAAACTACGTCTCTGATGGCTATAAGACAGCTCTCACGGAAGAAAGGAGACGGTTCTGCTTCCTGGTGGAGAAACAGTGTGCAGTAGCCAAGAGTGCGATCACCTACCATGCCAAG GGGAAGGAGATGCTGACACAGAAGCTGCCGCTGTGGCAGCAGTCCTGCTCGGATCCCAACAAGATCCCGGACCGCGCTATCCAACTGATGCAGCAGATGGCTGCCAGCAGCAATGGCACCATTATGCCCAGCCCTCTGTCTACATCCAAATCCAACCTCATCATCTCTGACCCCATCCCTGGTGCCAAACCTCTCCCTGTCCCCCCGGAGCTGGCACCTTTTGTAGGA CGCATGTCGGCGCAGGAGGCCATGCCGGTGATGAACGGAGTCTCAGGCCCAGACAGTGACGGGTACAACCACTGGTCTGAGATGAAGCCAGCACAGCCCAAATCTTTATCTCCTCCCCAGCCTCAGAAGCAGCTGAGTGACTCTTACTCCAACACACTCCCAGTTCGCAAAAACGTGCCACCGAAAAACAGCTACGCCTCAG ctgaaaacaagaCACTGCCACGGTCCAGCTCCATGGCCGCAGGGCTCGAGAGGAACGGCAGGACGAGGGTGCAGGCCATTTTCTCTCACGCTGCCGGAGATAACAGCACCCTCCTGAGCTTCAAGGAGGGCGATCTCATCACGCTGCTGGTGCCCGAGGCGCGGGACGGCTGGCACTATGGGGAGAGCgagaaaacaaagct GAGGGGCTGGTTTCCTTTCTCCTACACACGGGTCCTTGACAATGATGGCAGCGAGCGGGTCCACACGAG CCTGCAgcaagggaagagcagcagcaccggCAACCTGCTGGACAAGGATGACATCGCCATCCCACCGCCGGACTACGGCATGGCCTCCCAAGGCTTCCCGGCACAAGGTGCCAACACCTTCAAGCAGAGGCCGTACAGCGTGGCCGTGCCCGCCTTCTCCCAG GGTCTCGATGACTACGGGACGAGGTCGGTCAGCAG TGGCAGTGGCAGTTTGGTATCAACGGTGTGA
- the BAIAP2 gene encoding brain-specific angiogenesis inhibitor 1-associated protein 2 isoform X3 encodes MVLPGPPGMSRSEEVHRLTENVYKTIMEQFNPSLRNFISMGKTYEKALASMTYAAKGYFDALVKMGELASESQGSKELGDVLFQMAEVHRQIQNQLEEMLKSFHNELLTQLEQKVELDSRYLSAALKKYQTEQRSKGDSLDKCQAELKKLRKKSQGSKNPQKYSDKELQYIEAISNKQGELENYVSDGYKTALTEERRRFCFLVEKQCAVAKSAITYHAKGKEMLTQKLPLWQQSCSDPNKIPDRAIQLMQQMAASSNGTIMPSPLSTSKSNLIISDPIPGAKPLPVPPELAPFVGRMSAQEAMPVMNGVSGPDSDGYNHWSEMKPAQPKSLSPPQPQKQLSDSYSNTLPVRKNVPPKNSYASAAENKTLPRSSSMAAGLERNGRTRVQAIFSHAAGDNSTLLSFKEGDLITLLVPEARDGWHYGESEKTKLRGWFPFSYTRVLDNDGSERVHTSLQQGKSSSTGNLLDKDDIAIPPPDYGMASQGFPAQGANTFKQRPYSVAVPAFSQGLDDYGTRSVSSGSGSLVSTV; translated from the exons acGATTATGGAGCAGTTCAATCCCAGCCTCAGGAATTTCATTTCTATGGGGAAGACCTATGAAAAAGCTTTAGCAA GTATGACATACGCAGCAAAAGGATACTTTGATGCCCTGGTTAAGATGGGAGAGTTGGCCAGTGAAAGCCAAGGATCTAAAGAGCTGG GAGATGTGCTCTTCCAGATGGCAGAGGTCCACCGGCAGATCCAGAACCAGCTGGAGGAGATG ctcaaGTCCTTCCACAACGAGCTCCTGACGCAGCTGGAGCAGAAGGTGGAGCTGGACTCCCGGTACCTGAGT GCTGCGCTGAAAAAATACCAGACAGAGCAAAGGAGCAAAGGGGACTCACTCGACAAGTGCCAGGCAGAGCTGAAGAAGCTTCGGAAGAAGAGCCAAGGCAGCAAAAACCCCCAGAAGTACTCTGACAAGGAGCTGCAG TACATCGAAGCCATCAGCAACAAGCAAGGTGAGCTGGAAAACTACGTCTCTGATGGCTATAAGACAGCTCTCACGGAAGAAAGGAGACGGTTCTGCTTCCTGGTGGAGAAACAGTGTGCAGTAGCCAAGAGTGCGATCACCTACCATGCCAAG GGGAAGGAGATGCTGACACAGAAGCTGCCGCTGTGGCAGCAGTCCTGCTCGGATCCCAACAAGATCCCGGACCGCGCTATCCAACTGATGCAGCAGATGGCTGCCAGCAGCAATGGCACCATTATGCCCAGCCCTCTGTCTACATCCAAATCCAACCTCATCATCTCTGACCCCATCCCTGGTGCCAAACCTCTCCCTGTCCCCCCGGAGCTGGCACCTTTTGTAGGA CGCATGTCGGCGCAGGAGGCCATGCCGGTGATGAACGGAGTCTCAGGCCCAGACAGTGACGGGTACAACCACTGGTCTGAGATGAAGCCAGCACAGCCCAAATCTTTATCTCCTCCCCAGCCTCAGAAGCAGCTGAGTGACTCTTACTCCAACACACTCCCAGTTCGCAAAAACGTGCCACCGAAAAACAGCTACGCCTCAG cagctgaaaacaagaCACTGCCACGGTCCAGCTCCATGGCCGCAGGGCTCGAGAGGAACGGCAGGACGAGGGTGCAGGCCATTTTCTCTCACGCTGCCGGAGATAACAGCACCCTCCTGAGCTTCAAGGAGGGCGATCTCATCACGCTGCTGGTGCCCGAGGCGCGGGACGGCTGGCACTATGGGGAGAGCgagaaaacaaagct GAGGGGCTGGTTTCCTTTCTCCTACACACGGGTCCTTGACAATGATGGCAGCGAGCGGGTCCACACGAG CCTGCAgcaagggaagagcagcagcaccggCAACCTGCTGGACAAGGATGACATCGCCATCCCACCGCCGGACTACGGCATGGCCTCCCAAGGCTTCCCGGCACAAGGTGCCAACACCTTCAAGCAGAGGCCGTACAGCGTGGCCGTGCCCGCCTTCTCCCAG GGTCTCGATGACTACGGGACGAGGTCGGTCAGCAG TGGCAGTGGCAGTTTGGTATCAACGGTGTGA